In Bdellovibrionota bacterium, the following are encoded in one genomic region:
- a CDS encoding helix-turn-helix domain-containing protein, whose protein sequence is MSIKISSNLHNDEPDNYDDCKTAPSMRNKITQVWGLSAPPELNILYASNDDICESSLKTEWLDSREAAEFLRISVKALRNASSNGQIPFYKFGRRNRYRKEELSKLLLTHRRGKHEY, encoded by the coding sequence ATGAGTATTAAAATTTCAAGCAATCTCCATAATGACGAACCTGACAATTATGACGATTGTAAAACCGCACCTTCTATGAGAAATAAGATTACTCAAGTATGGGGGCTCAGCGCGCCCCCTGAGCTTAATATTTTATACGCATCAAATGACGACATCTGTGAAAGTTCTTTGAAAACTGAATGGTTAGATAGTCGTGAGGCCGCCGAATTTTTAAGAATTTCGGTGAAGGCTTTACGGAATGCGAGTTCCAATGGCCAAATTCCATTTTATAAGTTTGGTCGAAGAAATCGTTATCGAAAAGAAGAACTCAGCAAATTGTTGCTTACTCACAGAAGAGGTAAGCATGAATATTAA
- a CDS encoding site-specific integrase, whose product MNIKFDPETEAYSVSFSKRNPITRQPVSLRRKGIKSKVEAQRVYRELVIEVEKRIQGQQIPTWELMISEFLEDMRERGLLERTIHTYGFCLRAHTLEEWGERLINEITTHEIRILVQKRVGHKSVAHQQNLVKFIKAVFVCAIERGYIKSNPTPRYRFKISDRVKKVLTEEQVKALLLTAKEFGSEWYETWVLAVYTGLRSGELYSLTWDKINFETKQITVDTAWNSKDGFKSTKSGHERVVPINEHLLLILKELKLSKNSTPFVLPRNPYWDKGGQAKELQKFLIGHNLPPIRFHDLRATWATMLLGKGVPPAQVMKMGGWKDMTTMMIYMRMAGIDVQGATDCLNFYQKPTDGQVLSLSNANL is encoded by the coding sequence ATGAATATTAAATTTGACCCAGAGACCGAAGCTTATTCGGTTTCTTTCTCTAAGAGAAACCCAATTACTCGTCAGCCAGTTAGCTTGCGAAGAAAGGGGATTAAAAGCAAAGTAGAAGCTCAAAGAGTTTATCGAGAGCTCGTGATCGAAGTTGAAAAAAGAATTCAAGGGCAACAAATCCCTACTTGGGAGCTTATGATATCTGAGTTTCTTGAAGATATGAGAGAACGCGGCCTACTTGAGAGAACAATCCATACTTATGGTTTTTGCCTTCGAGCCCATACTTTAGAAGAGTGGGGTGAGCGTTTAATAAATGAAATAACAACTCACGAGATTAGAATTCTAGTACAAAAGCGTGTTGGCCACAAATCCGTAGCCCATCAACAAAATCTTGTGAAATTCATTAAAGCAGTCTTTGTCTGTGCGATTGAACGCGGGTACATCAAGTCCAATCCAACACCCAGATATCGCTTTAAAATTAGTGATCGAGTTAAAAAAGTTCTAACCGAAGAACAAGTTAAAGCACTTTTATTAACAGCAAAAGAATTTGGAAGTGAATGGTATGAAACATGGGTTTTAGCAGTTTACACCGGCCTTAGAAGCGGTGAGCTTTATTCTTTAACTTGGGATAAAATCAATTTTGAAACCAAGCAGATTACCGTTGATACTGCTTGGAACTCGAAAGATGGATTTAAATCAACTAAATCGGGACACGAGAGGGTTGTTCCTATTAATGAACATCTTTTATTAATTTTAAAAGAACTAAAATTATCAAAAAACTCTACTCCTTTTGTTCTCCCCCGCAATCCTTATTGGGATAAGGGTGGGCAGGCCAAAGAGCTTCAAAAGTTTTTGATCGGTCACAATCTCCCTCCAATTCGCTTCCACGATTTAAGAGCTACTTGGGCCACTATGCTATTAGGAAAAGGTGTCCCTCCTGCTCAAGTGATGAAAATGGGTGGATGGAAGGATATGACCACGATGATGATCTATATGCGTATGGCTGGAATTGACGTGCAGGGCGCCACAGATTGCTTGAATTTTTATCAGAAACCGACAGATGGGCAGGTTTTAAGCCTATCCAACGCTAATTTATAG
- a CDS encoding undecaprenyl-diphosphate phosphatase, protein MGIIGDIILGIVQGLAEFLPISSKGHLVLAQKFLGYEVHDLAYDLVLHLATLLAIFVVFRKFLAHLIAQCWISIKERKMNAGMRLALMVAFATVPAGIIGLKFKSFFESLFGNITVLGYGFIWTGLILFLTRRIKSKSINMISDAPDQLLKEFETVSYGKALIVGCFQCLALLPGVSRSGMTIAAGLFAGMTGGAASVFSFMLSIPTILGAAVLKLSEVENLGERLPSYSIGFVASFIFGLIGLKVVLAAVKKNRLELFAAYVWIWAIICLFVM, encoded by the coding sequence ATGGGTATCATCGGCGATATTATTCTGGGTATTGTTCAGGGTTTGGCAGAATTTTTGCCAATCTCTAGTAAAGGCCATTTAGTTTTAGCTCAAAAATTTTTGGGTTACGAGGTTCACGACCTTGCCTACGATCTTGTTCTTCACCTTGCTACATTACTTGCGATCTTCGTAGTTTTCAGGAAATTCTTAGCTCATCTGATTGCTCAGTGTTGGATATCGATCAAAGAAAGAAAAATGAATGCCGGTATGAGGCTTGCGCTGATGGTTGCGTTTGCGACAGTTCCTGCTGGAATTATTGGCTTGAAATTCAAATCATTTTTTGAAAGTCTTTTTGGAAACATTACGGTGCTAGGCTACGGATTTATTTGGACGGGATTGATTCTTTTTCTAACAAGAAGAATTAAATCTAAGTCCATCAATATGATTTCCGATGCTCCCGACCAACTCTTAAAAGAATTCGAAACAGTGTCTTATGGTAAAGCTCTGATCGTTGGATGTTTTCAATGTTTAGCTCTTTTGCCAGGAGTGAGCAGATCTGGAATGACTATCGCTGCGGGATTGTTTGCTGGAATGACTGGCGGAGCGGCGAGTGTGTTTAGTTTTATGCTATCTATCCCAACAATTCTGGGAGCAGCGGTCTTAAAGCTCAGCGAGGTAGAAAATCTAGGTGAGCGCCTACCAAGTTATTCGATAGGTTTTGTTGCTTCATTTATTTTTGGATTGATCGGATTAAAAGTAGTATTGGCTGCGGTAAAGAAAAACAGATTAGAACTTTTCGCAGCCTACGTATGGATATGGGCCATCATCTGTCTTTTTGTGATGTAA